Genomic segment of Salvelinus sp. IW2-2015 unplaced genomic scaffold, ASM291031v2 Un_scaffold8706, whole genome shotgun sequence:
AAAAGAAAAGTCACTAAgctcagaaaaacacagccattataATCCGTTAGTGGGAGAGAGGCCTCTGGACAATAGTTTCAAGACTACAATACATGAATACAGAGAATGTCAATGTAAAATTGGTATCATATGAGGAATAGATGGTTTAAGTTTCATTTAGGTTTCCTTCTCAAGTTAAATACTCTCTTCTGACCTACTGTGTAGTTCATTAATAAAGTAAACTTTTGGCCAGATAATACCATATAGTCCAACTACCCCTACGGGCCATTCAGGCTCAGGCTTACTTGTCCAAGGTTTACTTTCTATCTGTACCCATTCTTTCTGACACTACACCTGATACAAACAAAGTTACAGAACGTACACATTGTTGCACTACTGTCACGAGAAGGTAAGCATTGTACTTTCATTTAAATCAACACACTTCCAACTCAGACAATTTCTGTCTTTAGAGTCTGACAAACCAGAACATCTATTTCTCAAGCTGCCATTCCCTCAAACCTAAAAATGGAAAATCAACATTAGAAGGTTACAGTAACATTACTATAATCCATCTGGCAATTATCTCAGATTCAAAAAGCAAAAGAATCCCTACAAATCATATTTTTGTGTCTAGATCTGATGAGTTGCCCTACAGTACAACTACGTAAACAAAAAAGCGTGGcataactgttttgtcatacaAGACAAaggtgaggtcagaggtcaaacgaGACCGTACTCAACTTTACAATACAGTAGTACTTTGTCTTCCCCATGTGTGTGCTCATCTGGTTTGGGTTTCCTTTCTTTAACAACTACATACCTCTTTCAAGCCTGTGAAAACAAGTCACAATTTGGAACCTATATCCATATTACCATAGTTGTCTGATTGTTTCATGAGTAATAATATAGTGTGTATGTCATTCCATGAAAAACTACTGTCTTGTGTTCAGAAATATAAACCACTTGATGGCAGTGTCAAGTTTGAGCTCCTCTTTGTAACTATGGCTTTAGAATGACCAATCCCATCGCTCAGTCTAATACAAACCCCCATAATCCTCTAGCGGTCAGGGGGGGTTAACTCCACCTCCATTTAGTGATATTCAGGACATTCTATGGTAGTGTATTTGGAATACCAGGCCAGAGATCCCTGGTTCCAGCCCCCATGTCCACTGATTCATAGCAGGGTTTGCTGCTGTGCGTGTTTAGTGTTGACAGTTTAGACATGACGCAAAAGCCCACTATGGAGCAAAGTCCACTGTAATGGTTAAAGGTGCTTTCTGTGCCTCTCTCCCTAGATATGGCCCTAAACAGTGAAAGCATCTGCCCAGCCCACATGCAATAACTAGAATATACAAGCTCATATATCTGAAGTGAATACACAGCTCCTAAGCCCTTTGCCAAACACCAAAGGCAATCTAACCTGCAGATTATGTCATACAAAATAAGACAGATCATATAtgaaacaaaggaaataaaaaagtaatttaaaaaaaggcaTCTCCCATCCATGTGTGGTGTGGGAGGTACTTGTCCAGGTGAGGTGGTGCCTGCCTGGCTTTACATGATGGAGCAGTTCTCCGGTCTGGGACCTCCCTGAGAAAGACAGGAAGTGACATAAGGGCGTTAGAGGAAGTGAGGGGACAGGAAGGGTCTGTTGTTATAACAGCAGGAGAAACAGGAAAACTGGGATAACAGTGTTGCTGTGCGCATGAGCGTacatgtgtcagagagagagagagagaatgaggggtgTTTGTGCTTTGAAACAGGAATAGTGTGTGTTAAGGGTCTTAAAATGTGTGTTAAAACAATATACATGATCAAAAAGATGGGAGTCCTACAGTACCTGTCTGGGTGAGTTGCTGCCCATTATGAAGAGAGGAGACATCAGGCCCTCAGGCAGACCTCCTCCACTGCTGATGGAGCAGGAGCCGCTGGACACCCCTGAGGTGGCACAGCTCTTATCAGATGGCTGGCCACACGAGCCACAGACCACCGTGCGGCTCCGCAGGTTGTACTCACTGTCCACACCGCACGCACTGTGGTTGCCctgcagagggagacagagaacagaaggtTCCAACATTACTGGTAAATACTAACTGTAGCCACTGTGAGGCAGTGGTTCCTACATTTTTTAGCACTGGGACCCAGTAACGGTAAATACAAGTCTTTCCATTTTTCTTGTCACCCTTTAGAGAAGTATTTAAGTGCATCATCGCACACCCCTGGCATTGTTCGGTGACTAAATAAGTACTCTACATAAATTAACCTATTTTCATCTGAAACAGGGGATCCTGAACAACGTTTTGGCTCAATAGCCTTCCTCACAGTGCAAGTATAGTTTGAGTAATATATTTATCATCCTGAGCCTGTGTCTTTCATAAACAGTGAGACtcacatcatcgtcatcatcttcCTGGAACAGGGTGCGTGTAACTTTCCTCTGTGCCATTTCCTATGGGAAATAGAGGCACAGAACAGTCAGTTTGTCAACCGGCAATGACGTGAGTAAGGTATTTTACCAAATCTCACATGTATTCAAATATGTAGGATAGGAAGTGGGATGATGTTGCCAAAAGAAAGACTGAACAGTCAACGGGACAATCGGAAGGTACAACTACAAACATGTGCATGTGACGTGTGTCTCTCACCTCTCCATTGGCGCTGACCAGGGTGGTTTGGAACAGGTCTCCGCTGCCCCATGAGTTCTGGGTCTTCCACACCAGGTCTGAGGGGGGGTTGTGGGTGCCGCCTGCTCCTGAAGCCCAAATCTACAGAGGGAAGAGGTACAGGACTGTCTGTTATGACCTCATCACATACTATAGTTACTTTACACACAAGCCCACATTGTGACAAACATGCTGCTCTCTGTTAGAATACACACTTCTCTCAACATGGTGTACTAAAAACTGAACACAAGCATAGTTGATGACAGTGCAGACATGACGAAGGTTTTACTCACTGTGACGGTTTGTCCTGCCTTGAGGTTGAATTTGGGGGGGAACTTGTAGATGATGGGGGTGCTGGTTCCCACCTGTCTCTTCACCTGCCAGTGGCCCAGAAGCTGGTCCTGAAGGAGAACAGATAGGCATCAAGTCTGTTTCAGCCAACGTCAACTAAAATCACTAGGTAGAAGAGATTGTCCTTACAACATCAACCTAACATGGTGTTTTACTACAGTAGCTTCCTTACAAAACCTGTGCATTTGACCATAACGGAAAGAATGCGACGCATCGTAGCAGAAAGCAGCCATTGTATGTCAAGCTGACCGATTAACTCCATACCTCATTGGCCTTGTTGCTGAGGCGGACGTACTTCCCCTCCAGGTCCACCTCGTCCACGGTGACGCGGCCGCTAGCGGAGGCCTGCTGGGCGATGCGTGTACGCGTCACGGCGCCCCCCGCCAGGCTGGAGGTCTCGCTGTCGTTGTCATTGAGCCGTCTCTTCTTGGCGCTGGCCGTGCCTGAGGAGTTGCGGGTGCTGCTGGTGGACTGGACCACTCGGGCGCTGTGGCTGTGTCCTGAGCCCGAGGTACGGGTGGTATGGGTGTGTGCTGAGCCCGAGCCGGTGGTACGGGACACGGTGACTCGGGTTGGGGGAGGGCTGGGGGACAGACGCAGTCTGGGGGGGGTGGCAGAGAAGAAGATTGTTGATACAAATCTAGTGTGGGTGTGTAGGTTACATGAGTTTATTTACTTCAGTCTGTGTGtaaatgtctgtgtgtggctTTCAGTGTTCGTGTATGCATGATGTGTATTGTGCATATCTGTAatgtctcctcacctctcctcctctccctccagcagTTTACGGTAGGCGCTGATCTCCATGTCCAGGGCCAGTTTGATGTCCAGCAGCTCCTGGTATTCATCCAGCTGTTGCTGCATCCGCATGCGCatgtctcccatctccctctccttgtcCTCCAGGCGCCGGCGCATCATGTCCCGCTCCCGGGCCAGGGACTCCTCCAGCTCACGCACCCTGGCCTCCCTCGCCGCCAGCTAACACACAGAGGGTTGATACCCCGGTTAGACCAACCAAAAGTGCCATATTTGACAGAGATGAGATGAACTGCGCTAATACTTTGTATTAGAGCCAACACTAAAGCTAAGATAACAGCTGTCAGAGCTCCACAGTATGGAGATATATGGTAAGAGACTTCTGTGATTGACAGGGTGCAGCCGTACCTGTTTCTGCAGCTGGCTGAGCTGGGAGGACATGCCCTCCATCCGCACGCGAGTCTGCTGCAGCTCCTCGTGGGCCGCTCCCACCAGGGTACTGTTCCTGTCTGCGGAGTGACGGGCGTTCTCCagctgagacacacacagggccagaGAGGTCAGAACAAAACCCTGATACATGTGTCTGTGCTAGGTTGGCACTGGGCCAATGAAAGGATGTTGAATGATGCATGGACAGTACTACCGATTTCAACTGGATGGACAGCTTAGTGAAATTAAAATGAAATAACACTACCGATTTGAACTGATTTACTTCTAGTCCACGTTTGAGCTGGCAGTGTGGACCCGTGGGTTGTGCTCCCTACCTTGGAGGTGTAGGTCTTTTCGATCTCCTCCTTGTAGATGCGGACCTGCTCCTCATGCTGGGCTCTCAGCTCCATCAGGGCCTCGGCCAGCTTACTCTCATAATCCTGCTTTGTTCCTGCACTGTCAATCTCCACCATGCGAGACTCGTGCCTGCGCTTGGACTCCCTCAGCTCCTGCAGGGAGATAGACGGTACAGGCATACTTGAGTTATAGAAGAGGGTGTGAAGAGGTAACCTCATAAAACAGACTGATCTCAGGGTTCCATCAGTCTGGTTTACAAGGCTAGtgaagaggacagaagaggaaacaaaagaagggagagaaaaagagtgagataGATGAGGAGCAGATCAgaggaaaaaaaaggaaaagagaaaaaataaagtTTGAGGTAAAAAGAGACAGAGTGAAGGGtcaagggagaaaaggagagatggtGTAAGAGTGAGGTAAAGGAGAGTTTCTCACCTCTCCGTAGATGTTCTTCTGGAACTGCAGTTCTTCCTTGATGGTCTGCAGGCGGTTCTCAGCGTCCACTCTCCTCAGCATCTCATCCTGAAGCTGCTTCTTAGCGTCGCTCAGACCGGTCTCCAGCTAAGGGACAGA
This window contains:
- the LOC112079620 gene encoding lamin-A-like, producing MLRRVDAENRLQTIKEELQFQKNIYGEELRESKRRHESRMVEIDSAGTKQDYESKLAEALMELRAQHEEQVRIYKEEIEKTYTSKLENARHSADRNSTLVGAAHEELQQTRVRMEGMSSQLSQLQKQLAAREARVRELEESLARERDMMRRRLEDKEREMGDMRMRMQQQLDEYQELLDIKLALDMEISAYRKLLEGEEERLRLSPSPPPTRVTVSRTTGSGSAHTHTTRTSGSGHSHSARVVQSTSSTRNSSGTASAKKRRLNDNDSETSSLAGGAVTRTRIAQQASASGRVTVDEVDLEGKYVRLSNKANEDQLLGHWQVKRQVGTSTPIIYKFPPKFNLKAGQTVTIWASGAGGTHNPPSDLVWKTQNSWGSGDLFQTTLVSANGEEMAQRKVTRTLFQEDDDDDGNHSACGVDSEYNLRSRTVVCGSCGQPSDKSCATSGVSSGSCSISSGGGLPEGLMSPLFIMGSNSPRQGGPRPENCSIM